Proteins co-encoded in one Synechococcus elongatus PCC 6301 genomic window:
- a CDS encoding mechanosensitive ion channel family protein — MGLQGYPHRGRRRIRWAGLWVLGLLLAIAWPSAAQVAPALPTPASNPPAQVKRFGNVEVAPVRLPLLQTPLLEVTAPTVYDRSDPAQQQASVEQRATQISANLRRALDRFQEAKTIQVVVSQLNGEPILLLSDGRSQPIRLVTVTSLDADYNGLSQAELAEQWRSQIQAEIERSRQILSPRNWLATLGAVARILCLAAIASLLFWWVQRELNYRAAQLEAQQRVPAAVPEPSTQEAEAEPLALLQQRSHLLNRLRPVSVLDAKLSWNRWFRWLLFWLLIALWYWASFQIITVTPVLDQFRDEWLNVPIRLIGLWFAGGVAIRIAHLLIERSAKAWERSALLAVEGDRRRSELRVTTIVRASKGLATALVAFAVLLAVLNTLGLPASSVLAGSAILGLAISFGSQSLVKDLVNGCLILVEDQFAVGDVINVNGQGGLVETLNLRVTQIRDAEGGLITIPNSTISQVRNLSRTWSRVDFNLEVGWENDVDQVLACLTHVVENLYADPEWQALICEPPEVLGVDAIAHQGVLIKIWIKTQPLMQWKVGRELRRRVHHALQAEGISIGRPQQLVYWPELEGQPQPEGGDRRRPPLTKL, encoded by the coding sequence GTGGGTTTGCAGGGCTATCCCCATCGCGGGAGACGACGGATTCGCTGGGCAGGGCTGTGGGTGCTGGGTTTGTTGCTCGCGATCGCTTGGCCATCGGCTGCTCAAGTGGCACCAGCTCTGCCAACCCCAGCTAGCAATCCCCCAGCGCAAGTCAAACGTTTTGGCAATGTCGAGGTTGCGCCTGTACGCCTGCCCCTCCTGCAGACGCCGCTTCTAGAGGTGACGGCTCCGACGGTCTATGATCGCAGCGATCCCGCTCAGCAGCAGGCCAGTGTCGAGCAACGCGCCACGCAGATCAGTGCGAACCTCCGGCGGGCGCTCGATCGCTTTCAAGAAGCCAAGACGATTCAGGTTGTCGTCTCTCAGCTGAACGGTGAACCGATTTTGCTGTTGAGTGATGGGCGATCGCAACCGATTCGCTTGGTGACTGTTACCAGTCTTGATGCGGACTACAACGGTCTAAGTCAAGCCGAACTGGCGGAGCAATGGCGATCGCAAATTCAGGCGGAAATTGAGCGATCGCGCCAGATCCTCTCGCCGCGCAACTGGCTGGCCACGTTAGGCGCTGTGGCTCGCATCCTTTGTTTGGCTGCGATCGCTTCTCTCTTGTTTTGGTGGGTGCAACGGGAACTCAACTATCGAGCAGCGCAACTCGAAGCACAGCAACGGGTTCCCGCTGCTGTCCCAGAGCCATCCACGCAGGAGGCGGAAGCCGAACCCTTGGCCCTGCTCCAGCAGCGATCGCACCTGTTGAATCGCCTCCGACCTGTCAGTGTGCTAGACGCAAAACTGAGTTGGAATCGCTGGTTTCGCTGGCTCTTGTTTTGGCTACTGATCGCGCTCTGGTATTGGGCCAGCTTTCAGATCATTACCGTTACGCCGGTGCTCGACCAGTTTCGCGACGAATGGCTGAATGTCCCGATTCGCTTGATTGGCCTCTGGTTTGCCGGCGGTGTGGCCATTCGCATTGCCCATTTACTGATTGAGCGATCGGCCAAAGCCTGGGAGCGCAGTGCTCTCTTAGCCGTAGAGGGCGATCGCCGCCGCAGTGAGCTGCGAGTGACCACGATCGTGCGGGCGTCCAAAGGCCTAGCGACTGCACTGGTAGCCTTTGCTGTCCTGCTAGCGGTCCTCAATACTCTAGGCTTACCAGCCAGCTCGGTTCTGGCAGGAAGCGCCATTTTGGGTTTGGCGATCTCCTTTGGCTCCCAGAGTTTGGTCAAGGATTTGGTCAACGGCTGCCTGATTTTGGTGGAAGACCAATTCGCAGTTGGCGATGTAATTAATGTCAACGGTCAGGGGGGCCTCGTCGAAACCCTCAACCTGCGAGTCACCCAAATTCGTGATGCGGAAGGTGGTTTGATCACCATTCCCAACAGCACGATTTCTCAAGTCCGCAACCTCTCGCGCACTTGGTCGCGGGTCGATTTCAACCTAGAAGTGGGTTGGGAGAATGATGTCGATCAGGTTTTGGCCTGTCTAACGCACGTGGTAGAGAACCTCTACGCGGATCCGGAATGGCAAGCCCTGATCTGTGAACCGCCAGAGGTGTTGGGGGTCGATGCGATCGCCCACCAAGGTGTGCTGATCAAGATTTGGATCAAAACCCAGCCATTGATGCAGTGGAAAGTCGGACGGGAATTGCGGCGGCGCGTGCATCACGCCTTGCAAGCAGAAGGCATCAGTATTGGTCGCCCGCAACAGCTGGTCTACTGGCCGGAGTTAGAAGGGCAGCCCCAACCGGAAGGGGGCGATCGCCGCAGGCCGCCACTGACAAAGCTCTAG
- a CDS encoding endonuclease MutS2, with product MLPVEQEALELLEWPLLCQQVASFAATALARRAARSLPLASSQAESEYLLSQTAEAQALELTLPQGLPFAGVFDIGEALARVERQAVLSGEELLQIASTLAAMRQLRRLIDAAEAAPTLQAIVADLRTYPELEQQIHFCIEDSGEVADRASDALLGIRQQQRQVRSQILDRLNRLLRNQSNLFQELVISRRSDRYVLPVKAGQKEAVPGIVHDSSSSGSTLYIEPRGVIELNNQLRQLQRREEVECEAVRRRLSEAIASVSGDLETLLAIATTLDLAVARARYGLHLEANRPRFTASSESICLRQLRHPLLLWQQRQDPDRSVVPVSFQLQPSLKVVAITGPNTGGKTVTLKSLGLAGLMARAGLFVPAREPVDLPWFERILTDIGDEQSLQQSLSTFSGHIRRIGRILEALPVAGASLVLLDEVGAGTDPSEGSALAIALLRYLADHATLTIATTHYGELKALKYQDDRFENASVEFDDRTLSPTYRLLWGIPGRSNALIIAERLGLSPAVVAEARSQLEGGRDRDVDAVIAGLEAQRRDQEEKAAAAAQLLQQTEKLHAELQAKTAELREREQGLRQQQEVAIQSEIEQARQRVAKVVRRLQQGPKATKAERARQASETLKSLSQPAVTVVAPPPGFQPQLGDRLRIPRLGKVGEILAIAPDRQELTVRCGILKLTVSYGDVESLQGEKVELPPPPPKSTTPPPPPKDAPAIRTDRNTFDVRGSRVSEAEVVLEDALRQAIGPIWIIHGHGTGKLRQGVQQFLREHPLVAKFEAADQADGGNGVTIAYPKT from the coding sequence TTGCTCCCCGTTGAACAGGAAGCGCTCGAATTGCTGGAATGGCCGCTGCTCTGCCAGCAGGTGGCTAGCTTTGCAGCCACGGCCTTGGCCCGACGAGCAGCGCGATCGCTGCCGTTGGCCAGCAGCCAAGCGGAGAGTGAATACTTGTTATCCCAGACTGCAGAAGCCCAAGCGTTGGAGTTGACACTACCCCAAGGTCTGCCCTTTGCGGGGGTCTTTGATATTGGCGAAGCCCTCGCCCGCGTGGAACGACAGGCGGTTCTCAGCGGCGAGGAGCTGCTGCAAATCGCCTCAACCCTCGCGGCGATGCGGCAATTGCGCCGACTGATCGATGCGGCAGAAGCGGCCCCCACCCTGCAAGCGATCGTTGCTGATCTACGCACCTATCCCGAGCTGGAGCAGCAGATTCATTTCTGCATTGAGGACTCGGGGGAAGTTGCCGATCGCGCCAGCGACGCACTGCTAGGGATTCGCCAGCAGCAGCGCCAAGTGCGCAGCCAAATTCTCGATCGCCTCAATCGTCTGCTGCGCAACCAGTCCAATCTCTTTCAGGAGCTGGTGATCAGCCGCCGCAGCGATCGCTATGTGCTGCCGGTGAAGGCGGGGCAGAAAGAGGCAGTGCCTGGCATCGTCCACGACAGCTCTAGCAGTGGCTCCACGCTCTACATCGAGCCGCGCGGTGTGATTGAACTGAATAACCAACTACGTCAGCTCCAACGACGAGAAGAAGTGGAGTGTGAGGCAGTGCGGCGGCGCTTGAGTGAGGCGATCGCATCTGTCAGTGGGGATCTCGAAACGCTGCTAGCGATCGCGACAACATTGGATCTGGCGGTGGCGCGGGCCCGCTACGGCCTGCATCTCGAAGCGAATCGACCGCGCTTTACGGCTAGCAGCGAGTCGATTTGTCTGCGTCAGCTGCGCCATCCCCTGCTGCTCTGGCAACAGCGCCAAGATCCCGATCGCTCAGTGGTGCCGGTCAGTTTCCAGTTGCAGCCCTCGCTGAAGGTGGTGGCGATCACGGGGCCGAATACCGGCGGTAAAACCGTGACGCTCAAAAGCCTTGGGCTGGCGGGCTTGATGGCGCGCGCCGGTCTGTTTGTCCCCGCCCGAGAGCCGGTGGATCTGCCTTGGTTTGAGCGCATCCTCACCGATATTGGCGATGAGCAGTCCCTGCAGCAAAGCCTTTCAACCTTTTCGGGTCACATTCGTCGCATTGGCCGAATTCTAGAAGCGTTGCCGGTCGCGGGAGCTAGCCTCGTCCTGCTCGATGAAGTGGGAGCGGGCACCGATCCCTCAGAGGGCAGTGCGCTGGCGATCGCGCTGTTGCGCTACTTGGCCGATCACGCGACTCTGACGATCGCTACGACGCATTACGGCGAATTGAAGGCCCTGAAATATCAGGACGATCGCTTCGAAAATGCCTCGGTAGAATTTGACGATCGCACCCTCTCTCCGACCTATCGCTTGCTCTGGGGCATCCCCGGGCGATCGAATGCGCTGATCATTGCCGAGCGACTGGGACTATCACCAGCAGTCGTAGCTGAGGCGCGATCGCAACTGGAAGGGGGCCGCGATCGCGATGTAGATGCCGTGATCGCAGGGCTGGAAGCGCAACGGCGCGATCAAGAAGAGAAGGCTGCCGCCGCTGCTCAGTTGTTGCAACAGACTGAAAAGCTACACGCCGAACTACAAGCCAAGACAGCCGAATTGCGGGAGCGAGAGCAAGGCTTGCGCCAGCAGCAAGAAGTGGCGATCCAGTCGGAAATTGAGCAGGCACGACAGCGGGTTGCCAAGGTGGTGCGGCGTCTGCAGCAGGGACCGAAAGCGACAAAAGCAGAACGAGCACGGCAGGCCAGTGAAACCCTCAAGTCGCTGTCACAACCAGCCGTGACGGTCGTTGCCCCACCGCCTGGTTTCCAGCCGCAGTTGGGCGATCGCCTGCGGATTCCGCGCTTGGGTAAGGTCGGCGAAATCCTTGCGATCGCGCCGGATCGTCAGGAGTTAACGGTGCGTTGCGGCATCCTCAAGCTGACGGTCAGCTACGGCGATGTGGAGTCATTGCAGGGCGAAAAGGTAGAACTGCCCCCGCCCCCGCCTAAGTCAACAACTCCGCCGCCCCCGCCCAAAGATGCGCCGGCGATTCGCACCGATCGCAATACCTTCGATGTACGCGGCAGTCGTGTTTCGGAAGCCGAAGTGGTGCTGGAAGATGCGCTGCGTCAAGCGATTGGACCGATCTGGATCATCCATGGCCATGGCACTGGCAAACTGCGGCAAGGCGTGCAGCAGTTCCTACGCGAGCATCCACTTGTCGCGAAGTTTGAAGCTGCCGATCAAGCTGACGGGGGCAACGGCGTTACTATCGCCTATCCCAAGACCTAA
- a CDS encoding NADH-quinone oxidoreductase subunit M, whose product MLSALIWLPIVAATVLLCWPGTLSAAWAQRSAAIAAGAALAIAIAPFFQFDPQIHDWQLLEQLPWIEQLGLGYRLGVDGLSLPLVGLNALLTFLIIAGLERQEQRSRLYHGLMLLLSGAVSGAFLAQDLLLFFVFYEVELIPLYLLISIWGGARRGYAATKFLIYTALSGALLLIGFLALTILSGAGSFAYNPNLAAVLPIAQQVTLLVLILVAFGIKTPIVPFHTWLPDAHVEASTPVSMMLAGVLLKLGTYGILRFGLGLFPQVWPIVAPWLAGLAVVSTLYGSLSAIVQQDMKKMVAYSSIGHMGYILLAAAATTPLSLLGAVCQMISHGLISALLFLEVGFVYSRTGTRDLRVLQGLLTPERGLPIVGSLMILAVMASGGLPGMVGFIAEFMIFRGSFSTFTVQTLFCMVGTGLTSVYFLLLSIVPSLGGSLIKWKPCQMWALREHIPALMLATLIVIFGVQPQWLVVWTEPATAALGNLAVIASRALDALT is encoded by the coding sequence ATGCTCAGTGCCCTGATTTGGCTGCCGATCGTGGCAGCAACCGTGCTGCTCTGCTGGCCAGGAACGCTCAGTGCAGCCTGGGCGCAGCGGTCTGCGGCGATTGCGGCTGGGGCGGCGTTGGCGATCGCGATCGCACCCTTCTTCCAGTTCGATCCCCAAATCCACGACTGGCAGCTCTTAGAACAACTGCCTTGGATTGAGCAATTAGGGCTGGGCTATCGCCTCGGGGTCGATGGTCTATCACTGCCTTTGGTGGGGTTGAATGCCCTCCTAACCTTCCTGATCATTGCGGGACTCGAGCGTCAAGAACAGCGATCGCGCCTGTATCACGGCCTGATGTTGTTGCTCAGCGGTGCGGTGTCTGGGGCGTTTCTGGCGCAAGACCTACTACTGTTCTTCGTCTTCTACGAAGTGGAGCTGATTCCGCTCTACCTGTTGATCTCGATTTGGGGCGGAGCCCGTCGCGGCTATGCAGCCACGAAATTCCTGATCTACACGGCCTTGTCGGGTGCACTGCTGCTGATTGGTTTCTTGGCCCTGACGATTCTCAGTGGGGCGGGTAGCTTTGCCTATAACCCCAATCTGGCGGCGGTCTTACCTATTGCCCAGCAGGTGACGCTGTTAGTGCTGATTCTGGTTGCCTTCGGGATCAAAACCCCGATCGTGCCTTTCCACACTTGGTTGCCTGATGCCCACGTCGAAGCCTCGACGCCTGTCTCAATGATGCTGGCGGGGGTTCTGCTCAAACTCGGCACCTATGGCATCTTGCGCTTTGGCCTGGGGTTGTTCCCCCAAGTGTGGCCGATTGTGGCTCCCTGGTTGGCGGGGCTGGCGGTGGTCAGCACCCTCTACGGCTCTCTGAGTGCGATCGTGCAGCAGGACATGAAAAAGATGGTGGCCTACAGCTCCATCGGTCACATGGGTTATATCTTGCTGGCAGCCGCAGCCACGACACCTCTCAGTTTGCTGGGAGCAGTTTGCCAAATGATCAGCCACGGCTTGATTTCGGCCCTGCTCTTTTTGGAGGTCGGATTTGTCTATAGCCGAACGGGGACTCGCGATCTGAGGGTTCTACAGGGGTTGCTGACGCCTGAACGGGGTTTACCCATTGTTGGCAGTTTGATGATTTTGGCGGTGATGGCCAGTGGTGGTTTGCCCGGAATGGTTGGCTTCATCGCAGAATTTATGATTTTCCGAGGCAGCTTCTCGACCTTTACGGTGCAGACGTTGTTCTGCATGGTGGGTACGGGCCTGACCTCGGTGTACTTCTTATTGCTGTCAATCGTGCCTTCTTTGGGCGGCTCCCTGATCAAATGGAAACCCTGCCAAATGTGGGCCCTGCGTGAGCACATCCCTGCCTTGATGCTCGCGACTCTGATTGTGATTTTTGGCGTTCAGCCCCAGTGGCTGGTGGTTTGGACAGAACCGGCCACCGCTGCCCTCGGCAATCTAGCCGTGATTGCGAGTCGGGCCTTGGATGCTCTGACCTAG
- a CDS encoding bestrophin family protein — MAEPPHNETYSWIRSSLRLRGSVVPIILPHVIYSSLFGVVVAWVHSNILSLDLPALSSLIPNIVLGLLLVFRTNTAYERFWEGRRIWGNQINQTRNLARLMWVEIPHGDRDAEQQLRQATGWLVALSIVMKQWLRRQPLEAEELNDLVSPADYQKLLRSPHPVLEVALWIDRYLQQQLQRGLAVYQLNEQKRLLNGLIDCLGGCERIRNTPMPLAYSVHLKQLMLIYCFTMPLQLVGSLGWRMPLVVGIISFALLGIEAIGHEIENPFGMDANDLRLEQFCNTLRSNLQPFLPDGAIERSQPESQPVSTTAEPLLPAIRVPTRDRPS; from the coding sequence ATGGCTGAACCCCCTCACAACGAAACCTACAGTTGGATTCGCAGCTCCCTACGTTTGCGCGGCTCGGTAGTGCCGATTATCCTGCCGCACGTGATTTACAGCAGTCTGTTTGGGGTGGTTGTGGCTTGGGTGCACTCCAACATCCTCTCGTTGGATTTGCCTGCACTGAGTAGCCTCATTCCCAATATTGTCCTAGGTTTGCTGCTGGTCTTTCGCACCAACACTGCCTACGAGCGTTTTTGGGAAGGCCGACGCATTTGGGGCAACCAAATTAATCAGACCCGGAATTTAGCGCGGCTGATGTGGGTTGAAATTCCCCACGGCGATCGCGATGCCGAACAGCAACTTCGTCAGGCAACAGGCTGGCTAGTAGCGCTCAGCATCGTCATGAAGCAGTGGTTACGGCGCCAGCCCCTTGAAGCCGAGGAACTGAATGATCTCGTCAGTCCCGCTGACTATCAAAAACTCCTGCGATCGCCCCATCCCGTCTTAGAAGTCGCATTATGGATCGACCGCTACCTACAACAGCAACTTCAGCGCGGTCTAGCGGTCTATCAGCTCAACGAACAAAAGCGACTGTTAAACGGCCTGATCGACTGTCTTGGAGGCTGTGAACGCATCCGCAACACTCCCATGCCTTTGGCTTACAGCGTTCACCTCAAGCAACTGATGCTGATCTACTGCTTCACTATGCCCCTGCAATTAGTGGGGAGTTTGGGCTGGCGCATGCCCTTAGTCGTGGGAATTATCAGCTTTGCGCTGCTGGGGATTGAGGCGATCGGTCATGAAATCGAAAATCCTTTTGGGATGGATGCCAATGACCTGCGCCTCGAGCAGTTTTGCAACACTCTGCGTAGTAACCTCCAGCCTTTTTTGCCGGACGGCGCCATTGAGCGATCGCAACCCGAGTCGCAGCCCGTCTCGACAACGGCTGAGCCTCTGCTACCAGCGATCCGTGTCCCTACTCGCGATCGCCCATCCTAA
- a CDS encoding glucose-1-phosphate adenylyltransferase, with product MKNVLAIILGGGAGSRLYPLTKQRAKPAVPLAGKYRLIDIPVSNCINADINKIYVLTQFNSASLNRHLSQTYNLSSGFGNGFVEVLAAQITPENPNWFQGTADAVRQYLWLIKEWDVDEYLILSGDHLYRMDYSQFIQRHRDTNADITLSVLPIDEKRASDFGLMKLDGSGRVVEFSEKPKGDELRAMQVDTTILGLDPVAAAAQPFIASMGIYVFKRDVLIDLLSHHPEQTDFGKEVIPAAATRYNTQAFLFNDYWEDIGTIASFYEANLALTQQPSPPFSFYDEQAPIYTRARYLPPTKLLDCQVTQSIIGEGCILKQCTVQNSVLGIRSRIEADCVIQDALLMGADFYETSELRHQNRANGKVPMGIGSGSTIRRAIVDKNAHIGQNVQIVNKDHVEEADREDLGFMIRSGIVVVVKGAVIPDNTVI from the coding sequence GTGAAAAACGTGCTGGCGATCATTCTCGGTGGAGGCGCAGGCAGTCGTCTCTATCCACTAACCAAACAGCGCGCCAAACCAGCGGTCCCCCTGGCGGGCAAATACCGCTTGATCGATATTCCCGTCAGCAATTGCATCAACGCTGACATCAACAAAATCTATGTGCTGACGCAGTTTAACTCTGCCTCGCTCAACCGCCACCTCAGTCAGACCTACAACCTCTCCAGCGGCTTTGGCAATGGCTTTGTTGAGGTGCTAGCAGCTCAGATTACGCCGGAGAACCCCAACTGGTTCCAAGGCACCGCCGATGCGGTTCGCCAGTATCTCTGGCTAATCAAAGAGTGGGATGTGGATGAGTACCTGATCCTGTCGGGGGATCATCTCTACCGCATGGACTATAGCCAGTTCATTCAGCGGCACCGAGACACCAATGCCGACATCACACTCTCGGTCTTGCCGATCGATGAAAAGCGCGCCTCTGATTTTGGCCTGATGAAGCTAGATGGCAGCGGCCGGGTGGTCGAGTTCAGCGAAAAGCCCAAAGGGGATGAACTCAGGGCGATGCAAGTCGATACCACGATCCTCGGGCTTGACCCTGTCGCTGCTGCTGCCCAGCCCTTCATTGCCTCGATGGGCATCTACGTCTTCAAGCGGGATGTTCTGATCGATTTGCTCAGCCATCATCCCGAGCAAACCGACTTTGGCAAGGAAGTGATTCCCGCTGCAGCCACCCGCTACAACACCCAAGCCTTTCTGTTCAACGACTACTGGGAAGACATCGGCACGATCGCCTCATTCTACGAGGCCAATCTGGCGCTGACTCAGCAACCTAGCCCACCCTTCAGCTTCTACGACGAGCAGGCGCCGATTTACACCCGCGCTCGCTACCTGCCGCCAACCAAGCTGCTCGATTGCCAGGTGACCCAGTCGATCATTGGCGAGGGCTGCATTCTCAAGCAATGCACCGTTCAGAATTCCGTCTTAGGGATTCGCTCCCGCATTGAGGCCGACTGCGTGATCCAGGACGCCTTGTTGATGGGCGCTGACTTCTACGAAACCTCGGAGCTACGGCACCAGAATCGGGCCAATGGCAAAGTGCCGATGGGAATCGGCAGTGGCAGCACCATCCGTCGCGCCATCGTCGACAAAAATGCCCACATTGGCCAGAACGTTCAGATCGTCAACAAAGACCATGTGGAAGAGGCCGATCGCGAAGATCTGGGCTTTATGATCCGCAGCGGCATTGTCGTTGTGGTCAAAGGGGCGGTTATTCCCGACAACACGGTGATCTAA
- the aat gene encoding leucyl/phenylalanyl-tRNA--protein transferase, producing the protein MIATTIAMDFCQTVTPSEIATVIDSYARGWFLMADEDSSDLGWYRSRDRCLIPLDNRFRYPRSLRRVLNQQRFEFAISRDFLGTIAGCADRPSTWISDELAEIYQQLQRYGWALSWEAWQGDRLVGGILGVAIGSLFIGESMFYHEPEASKAALATLVQALQQGGWQVFDVQLTNPHLERFGSFCVSDRQYSAQIQTAIARPAKLVTPTGDRFASQPHSSAASDHG; encoded by the coding sequence ATGATTGCCACAACTATAGCGATGGACTTCTGCCAGACTGTGACACCGTCAGAAATCGCAACGGTGATTGATTCCTACGCCCGCGGCTGGTTCTTGATGGCGGATGAGGATAGCAGTGATTTGGGCTGGTATCGCAGTCGCGATCGCTGCCTGATCCCCTTGGACAATCGCTTTCGCTATCCACGATCGCTGCGGCGGGTGCTAAACCAACAGCGGTTTGAGTTCGCGATCAGCCGGGATTTTTTGGGCACGATTGCTGGCTGTGCCGATCGCCCCAGCACTTGGATTTCTGACGAGCTAGCAGAGATTTACCAACAGCTACAGCGGTACGGCTGGGCTTTGAGCTGGGAAGCTTGGCAGGGCGATCGCTTGGTGGGCGGCATCCTTGGAGTTGCGATTGGCTCCTTATTTATCGGCGAGTCGATGTTTTACCACGAGCCGGAAGCCTCGAAAGCCGCACTTGCGACGCTCGTTCAAGCCCTGCAGCAGGGAGGCTGGCAGGTGTTTGATGTACAGCTGACCAACCCGCACCTTGAACGCTTTGGCAGTTTTTGCGTCAGCGATCGGCAGTATTCCGCGCAAATTCAGACCGCGATCGCTCGACCCGCAAAGTTGGTCACCCCCACCGGCGATCGCTTCGCCAGCCAGCCCCACTCCTCCGCAGCATCTGACCATGGCTGA
- a CDS encoding serine/threonine-protein kinase, translated as MATADPNLGRLLDQRYQLLALIGQGAMGRVYQARHIVLEGIVAIKLLSRSIADPRQQERFAEEARICAQLSQTSTTIVRVTDYGLAEQQPYFVMEYLEGETLKDLLLRGSLPLAQFLKITLAVAESLVQAHYGVESHGQRIPIIHRDIKPSNIFITTTGEIKLLDFGIAQRWQEVGETEKQAFLGTLSYASPEQLNRQELDPRTDIYSLGVVMYQMLTGQLPVQAETLMNLNSWIEAHNHPVRPLKEVAPFLSLPRSLQRMIENCLARDRSDRPQTAAELVRVLAPLEERYQLADTFSDRLESYLQKLPTAPPDTETEPTVSAEALCRLQSWPADKPCAQIVFPQMIRAGKLAVPSLWAMFPAADIDRWRLNRLYLRTYRTFFCTLVPRPMLLWVTAIQGNRDQRLRWLKNFLELQQQSNQELLQAIALQRHYRILFFALEHPQRCAYVLDLKIDEHQADQIRQWILQASQLPRQGSASNSREHLQLEFERKRPGLEALLQGSTGSIRPQ; from the coding sequence ATGGCTACTGCAGATCCCAACTTGGGACGCCTGCTCGACCAGCGCTATCAACTCTTGGCCCTGATCGGACAAGGAGCAATGGGGCGCGTCTACCAAGCCCGCCATATCGTCCTTGAAGGCATCGTTGCCATCAAACTCCTGAGTCGGAGCATCGCCGACCCTCGCCAGCAAGAACGCTTTGCTGAGGAAGCCCGCATCTGTGCCCAGCTCAGTCAAACCAGCACCACGATCGTGCGGGTCACAGACTATGGATTAGCAGAGCAGCAGCCGTACTTCGTCATGGAGTACCTCGAGGGCGAAACGCTCAAGGATCTTCTGCTGCGCGGCTCGCTTCCTCTGGCCCAATTTTTGAAAATTACCTTGGCGGTTGCCGAGAGTTTAGTGCAGGCGCACTACGGCGTCGAGAGCCACGGGCAACGGATCCCAATCATTCACCGCGATATCAAGCCCAGTAACATCTTCATCACGACGACTGGCGAAATTAAGTTGTTGGATTTTGGGATTGCCCAACGCTGGCAAGAGGTTGGCGAGACAGAGAAACAAGCCTTCCTCGGCACCCTCTCCTACGCCTCCCCTGAGCAGCTCAATCGCCAGGAGCTCGACCCCCGCACGGACATCTACAGCTTAGGCGTGGTGATGTACCAAATGTTGACGGGTCAACTGCCGGTGCAAGCGGAAACCCTCATGAACCTCAACAGCTGGATTGAAGCGCACAATCATCCCGTACGGCCCCTAAAGGAAGTCGCCCCCTTCCTTAGCCTGCCGCGATCACTGCAGCGGATGATCGAGAATTGCCTAGCCCGCGATCGCAGCGATCGCCCCCAGACAGCAGCCGAGCTTGTTCGGGTACTAGCCCCTCTCGAAGAGCGCTATCAACTGGCCGACACCTTCAGCGATCGACTAGAAAGCTACCTTCAGAAGTTGCCCACTGCACCTCCAGACACAGAGACAGAGCCCACCGTTTCGGCCGAAGCCCTCTGTCGCCTCCAAAGCTGGCCTGCCGACAAACCCTGCGCCCAAATTGTCTTTCCTCAAATGATTCGGGCAGGCAAACTGGCAGTACCCAGTCTTTGGGCGATGTTCCCCGCAGCAGATATCGACCGCTGGCGCCTTAACCGCCTCTACTTGCGAACCTATCGCACCTTCTTCTGCACCTTAGTCCCAAGACCGATGCTGCTTTGGGTCACCGCTATCCAGGGCAATCGCGACCAACGCCTGCGCTGGCTGAAAAACTTTTTAGAACTCCAACAGCAGAGCAATCAGGAATTACTGCAGGCGATCGCTCTCCAACGACACTATCGCATTCTCTTTTTTGCCCTCGAGCACCCCCAGCGCTGTGCCTACGTTTTAGACCTCAAAATTGACGAACACCAAGCCGATCAAATTCGGCAGTGGATTCTCCAGGCCAGTCAACTCCCTCGGCAGGGGTCTGCCAGCAATAGTCGCGAACATCTGCAGCTGGAATTTGAGCGTAAGCGTCCTGGACTCGAAGCCCTACTACAGGGCAGCACGGGGTCCATTCGTCCGCAGTGA
- a CDS encoding 1,2-dihydroxy-3-keto-5-methylthiopentene dioxygenase: MLAQQGLRFERWPAQVELADDATPEQILAAYATEVDRVKTEGGYITVDAVSLRPDHPDRAALRQKFLAEHIHSEDEVRFFVAGQGLFSLHLGDHVYALLCTQNDWISVPAGTRHWFDMGSQPYFTALRFFNNPEGWVAQFTGSDIASQFPLLP, encoded by the coding sequence TTGCTTGCTCAACAAGGACTGCGGTTTGAACGCTGGCCGGCTCAGGTGGAGTTGGCTGATGATGCGACGCCGGAGCAGATTTTGGCGGCCTATGCGACGGAAGTCGATCGCGTCAAAACCGAAGGCGGTTACATCACCGTTGATGCGGTTAGCCTGCGCCCCGATCATCCCGATCGCGCTGCTCTTCGCCAGAAGTTTTTGGCAGAACACATCCATAGCGAAGACGAAGTTCGCTTTTTTGTTGCAGGACAAGGCTTGTTCTCGCTGCACCTAGGCGATCACGTCTATGCCCTACTCTGCACCCAAAATGACTGGATCAGCGTTCCGGCTGGAACGCGCCACTGGTTTGATATGGGCAGTCAGCCCTACTTCACGGCTCTGCGTTTCTTTAACAATCCCGAAGGCTGGGTCGCTCAGTTTACCGGCAGCGACATCGCCAGTCAGTTCCCGCTCCTGCCCTGA